In the genome of Vicia villosa cultivar HV-30 ecotype Madison, WI linkage group LG7, Vvil1.0, whole genome shotgun sequence, one region contains:
- the LOC131619727 gene encoding uncharacterized protein LOC131619727: MPTIVLDIQAKAVWLSLLRENFYTNFFLAGLEEWMHMNLNANLSRRATEDWSPLWATTCHTLWFWRNKRIHDDTFIMQTNLIEDIRRRHKEYKLSLSTQRIHDTKMRNLIHVNWSPAQEGYVTLNIDGVSKATELWGILEGIKFARMKGYTRISIQSDNKYIVDAIAVKSFKNKDENGIYNQIRKYFAELENITLSHVFREANKSADIMANLSLSHDMEANFIRFAQLSW, translated from the exons ATGCCTACAATTGTGTTGGATATACAAGCAAAAGCTGTTTGGCTCTCGCTTTTGCGTGAGAATTTTTATACTAACTTTTTCCTTGCAGGTCTGGAGGAATGGATGCACATGAATCTAAATGCCAACCTTAGCAGGAGAGCAACAGAGGATTGGAGCCCACTATGGGCAACGACTTGTCATACACTTTGGTTTTGGCGCAACAAAAGGATCCATGATGATACTTTTATTATGCAAACCAATCTGATTGAAGACATTAGGAGACGACATAAGGAGTACAAACTGAGTTTGTCTACTCAAAGAATACATGATACCAAGATGAGAAATCTGATTCATGTCAATTGGTCTCCGGCTCAGGAAGGCTATGTTACTCTTAATATAGATGGAGTGTCTAAGGCTACTG AATTGTGGGGAATTCTCGAAGGAATCAAATTTGCTCGAATGAAGGGATACACAAGGATAAGTATTCAGTCAGATAATAAGTACATTGTTGATGCCATAGCTGTAAAGTCGTTTAAGAACAAGGACGAGAATGGAATCTACAATCAAATTAGAAAATACTTCGCTGAGTTGGAAAACATCACCCTTTCACATGTTTTCCGTGAAGCCAACAAGAGCGCTGATATTATGGCTAATTTAAGTTTGTCTCATGATATGGAAGCCAATTTTATACGGTTTGCCCAACTGAGTTGGTAG
- the LOC131619728 gene encoding AT-hook motif nuclear-localized protein 17-like — protein MDRRPPFSLTQNSSITLGTKRGFIASNTTTITTTNNGGILSQNLRENPIKKPRGRPKGSKNRPKPPVIIKENNETLMESILIEIPPGRDIVEPLIKLALSRQARIIVLSGSGLVSEVSFLHPVTRASGIPLEGVFRMTSFYGTFASANTDRFRPQFTSPNSPNSHFSIFLCGNQGKVFGGVVGGRVIAAGAVLISAALVKNPTFDRLGINATLG, from the coding sequence ATGGATAGACGCCCACCGTTCTCTCTCACCCAAAATTCCTCTATCACATTGGGAACTAAGAGAGGGTTCATAGCCTCAAACACCACCACCATCACCACCACCAACAATGGTGGGATCCTCTCTCAAAATTTAAGAGAGAATCCTATCAAAAAACCGAGGGGTAGACCTAAGGGCTCAAAGAATAGGCCAAAACCACCGGTTATTATTAAGGAGAATAATGAAACTCTCATGGAATCGATTCTCATCGAGATCCCTCCTGGAAGAGACATCGTAGAGCCTCTCATCAAGTTGGCTTTGTCTCGTCAAGCTCGAATCATTGTGTTGAGTGGTTCTGGTCTTGTCTCGGAGGTCAGTTTTCTCCACCCAGTAACCCGTGCTTCGGGTATCCCCCTCGAAGGAGTGTTTCGTATGACATCTTTCTATGGAACTTTTGCCAGTGCCAACACTGATCGCTTTCGTCCACAGTTCACGAGCCCGAATTCACCGAATTCTCATTTCTCGATTTTCCTTTGTGGCAATCAAGGAAAAGTGTTTGGTGGAGTTGTTGGTGGGAGGGTTATAGCTGCTGGGGCTGTTTTGATTTCTGCCGCTCTTGTTAAGAATCCTACATTTGATAGGTTGGGCATCAATGCAACATTAGGCTAA